The genomic region GCGGGAAATGGGGCGATGTCATGAATCCGGTCGTCACCGTGGGGCTGGACGGCACCCCCGAGTCGCTGTCCGCCGCGTTCTGGGCAGCTCAGGAGGCATCGGCGCGCGGCGCGACGCTGCGGCTGCTGCACGCCTGGGTGCTGCTCTCAACAGAAAGGGCCGAGCGGCAGCCGGAGGCAGACCCCAACTACTGGCCCAAACGGATCGTGTCCGACGCATGCGACGCAATCGAGGAGCGGTTCCCCGACCTGCCGGTCTACGAGGATCTGGTCGCGACGGCGCCTGTGGACGCCCTGCTGGAAGCGGCCGCAGAGTCGCAGACGCTGGTCCTCGGCTCACGCGCACTGAGTTCGCTGTCCGGGTATTTCCTCGGCGACATCGGCATGCACGTCCTCGCGCGGGCCGGGGTGCCGACGGTCCTCGTCCGGGCCAGGGAGGATGCGGCCCCGATCTCGGAGGACGGTGATGTGGTGCTGGGGCTGAGCCTGCGCCATCCGTGCGACAAGCTCATCCAGTACGCCTTCGACGCGGCGATCCGGCGAGGCGCCACCCTCCGGGCGGTGCACGGCAGGAACCTGCCGCCCTCGGCCTACACCCGGGGCGGACCCGACCCGTACCTCTCCCATGAGCTGACCTGCGAGGCGCAACGGGATCTCACCAGGACGCTGAGTCCATGGCGCGACCGGTACCCAGCCGTGATGGTCATCGAGCGTGTGCAGATGGAGAGCCCTGCGCGCGCCGTCGTGCGCGACATCGCCGGTACGGGACTGCTCGTCGTCGGTCGCTGGGAGAAGCGTCCCACGTTCTCCCCCCGTATCGGGCATGTGCTGTCGGCCACTCTGCACCACGCTCCATGTCCGGTGGCCGTGGTCCCCCACGACTGACGCGCCCGGAGACGCGCTCCCGCCCAGCGTCGCGGTCCCGCGACGCGGACGCCCGGCGCCGCCATTTGTCAGGAGGTATACGCCATGAAGGCACAGGTCTTTCACGGGCCCGGACAGGCCTCATGGGACGAGGTCCCGGATCCAGGTATCAAGGACGCGGCGGACGCGATCGTCCGCGTCGACGCCGTCACGATCTGCGGCACCGATCTGCACATCCTCAAGGGAGATGTCCCGGAGGTCGCGCCCGGGACCGTCCTCGGCCACGAGGCCGTGGGCGAGATCGTCGAGGTGGGCGGGGACGTGCGGTCCGTACGTCCAGGCGACCGGGTACTGGTCTCCTGCATCTGCGCGTGTGGACGCTGCCGCTACTGCAGGGAGTCCCGCTACGGCCAGTGTCTGGGTGGCGGGGGCTGGGTGCTGGGGCATCTGATCGACGGGACCCAGGCCGATTACGTACGGGTCCCCTTCGCGGATCTCTCCGTCCACCCCCTGCCCGCCGCTCTCTCCGATGAGCACGCGGTCCTGCTCGCCGACATCTTTCCCACTGCCTATGAGGTGGGTGTGCTGAACGGACGCGTCCGACCGGGCGACACCGTGGTCGTCGTGGGCGCAGGCCCCATCGGACTGGCCGTGATCGCCACGGCAGGGCTGTTCGGGCCGGGCCGCATCATCGCCGTCGACCAGGACCCGTCCCGGCTGGAGACGGCACGCGGGCTCGGGGCCGACGCAGTGGTGCGCGCGTCGGAGGATCCCGCGCGGTTGGTCGCGGATCTGACCGAGGGGTACGGGGCGGATGCGGCCGTGGAGGCCGTGGGCGTGCCGGAAACCTTCGAACTGTGCACCCGCGTGGTACGTCCTGGCGGTCGCATCGCCAATATCGGGGTGCACGGCAAACCCGCGCTGCTGCACCTCGAAGACCTGTGGATCAAGGATGTGACGATCACGACGGGGCTGGTGGACACCGTCTCGACGCCGATGCTGCTGCGGATGGCGACGGCAGGCCGGCTGCCTATGGGCCCGCTGGTCACGCACCGCTTCGGGCTCGACCGGATGGCAGAGGCATACGGAGTGTTCTCGGGGGCCGCCGACAAAAGGGCGCTGAAGGTCGTCCTGGGGCGGGCCATCACCTGAACCGGGCCCTCCCCTTCGGCCACGAGATGCCGGGACGCCGTTCGCCGCTACGGTGGGGATACAGGCAGTTCTGCTCGGCGGGGCCCGGCGGAGGACACGGTGACCGAGGACGGCAGGCGAGCGGACGGCATTCCGAGTGACCCGGAGGCGCTGCCACCGGAGTTGCAGGAGCGCTTGACCGCCGTCGAGCGGGGGACCAGGGAATCGATGCGGAGTCTGCTTGAGGCTGTGCTCTCGGTCGGCCGTGGGCTGGAGCTTCCTCAGGTGTTGCGGCACATCGTGGAAGCGGCGGCGGTTCTGGTGGACGCCGAGTACGGTGCGCTGGGCGTCGTCGGAGAGGACAAGAAGCTCTCGCGATTCCTGACCACTGGTGTGAGCCGGGAGCGGGCCGTGTCGATCGGGTCGCTGCCGTCCGGCAAGGGAATCCTCGGTGAGCTGATCCGACACCCTGAGCCCCTGCGGCTGTCGGAACTTTCCGGGCATCCGGCGTCCTACGGATTCCCGCCGGGCCACCCGCCGATGCACTCGTTCCTCGGGGTGCCGGTCAGGGTCGGTGACCAGGTGTTCGGCAACCTGTACCTCACCGAGAAGCGGGGCGGCGCGGAGTTCGACGGCGAAGACGAGACCGTACTGCTGACGCTTGCCATGGCAGCGGGAACGGCCATCGAGAACGCGCGAATGTACGAGACCTCCCGAGATCGGCAGCGCTGGCTGCAGGCCAATGCGGAGATCATTGCCGGGCTGCTGTCGGGCGCGGATGAGGACGAGGTCCTGAGTCTGGTCGTCGACCGGGCGCGCAGTATCCTCTCGGCCGATCTGGGCGCGCTGGCGCTGCCGACCGAGAGCGGCGAGAGTCTTCGAGTGGCACTGGCCTCGGGCCTGGACGCCGGATTGCACAACGGGCTGGTCCTGCCCCGTGAGGGTTCCTTCGTCGGCGCCGCACTCCAGGCCGGTGAACCGATCATCAGCGTGGACGTGGCGCAGGATCCGCGCATCACCGCCGGCCCACCCCGGTGGGGCGGTCTGCAGTCCGCCGTCGCGGTGCCACTGATCGCCGGCGATACGGTGCGAGGCGTCCTCCTGCTGGCACGAAGCCGTGGACGGGAACCCTTCGCAGACTCGGGAACGGCCCCTCTCCTGGCTTTCGCCGGGCAGGCTGCGCTCGCTATGGAGCTGGCTGAGCGGCGGCGTTCTGCCGAACAGGTCGCTCTGCTGGAGGACCGGGACCGTATCGCTCGTGACCTGCACGATCTTGCCATCCAGCGGCTTTTCGCGACGGGGATGACCCTGCAGAGCGCCGTACGTTTCGTCGATCATCCGGAAGCACGCGAGCGGCTGCTACGGGCCGTGGACGACCTGGACGAGACCATCAGGATCATCCGTTCGACGATCTTCGGACTTCGGGCCCCGGGGACGGAACACACCCGCCAAGGGCTGCGGGCGCGGATCATGACCGTGGTGGAACAGGCCGCACGGGCCCTGGGGTTCACTCCCGCCGTACGGATGGAGGGCCTCATCGACACCGACGTCCCAGCGGCGCCCGGGGAACAGGTCGCCGCTGTCCTGGGTGAGGCACTGAGCAATGTCGCGCGGCACGCGCACGCCGACGCCGCAGAGATCTCTCTCGTGGTTCGTGGCGGCCGGCTGACCTTGACCGTCTCCGACAACGGCACCGGTATCGCACCGAAAAGCCGTCGCAGTGGGCTCGACAACCTCGCCCGCAGAGCAGAGGACCTCGGCGGTGAACTGACCCTGGAGGCACCCGGGCAAGGCGGTACCCGGCTCGTGTGGACCGTGCCGCTCATCCACGGCTGACCCACGCGGGGTCAGTGGTATCCGTGCTCAGCGCTGTCAGGGTGTGAGGCGGCCTGGGTGGCGAGCACGGCTGCCTGTACACGCCGCGCGACGCCCAGCTTGGCCAGCAGACGCGAGATGTGGTTCTTGACGGTCTTCTCCGACAGGTACAGACGCTTGCCGATCTCCTGATTGGTCAGTCCGTCCCCGATCAGGACGAGGATCTCCCTCTCCCGGGGCGACAGCTGGGCTACCGCGTCCTCTTCAGGACCGGTGTCGTTCTGTTCGCCGCGGAGGCTGCTCATCAGCCGGGTCGTGGTCGCCGGATCGAGCATGGACTGTCCTGAGGCCACCGTCCGCACGGCCGCGACGAGGTCCGCACCCTTGATGTCCTTCAGCACGTAACCGGCGGCCCCAGCCATGATCGCGTCGAGGAGCGCGTCGTCGTCGTCGAACGAGGTGAGCATCAGACATGCGAGCTCAGGCATGTGCGAACGCAGATCCCGGCAGACCGTGATCCCGTCGCCGTCCGGCAGCCGGACGTCGAGCACGGCCACGTCCGGACGCAGAGCCGGACCCCGGGCAAGAGCGTGGTCGACCGTGGCTGCGTCGCCCACGACGTCGATGTCGGGCTCCGCGTCGAGCAGATCGCACAATCCGCGCCGGACGACCTCATGATCGTCGAGGAGGAAGACCCGGATCGGGCTCTGCGGTGAGAACCGACGTACGTTGCTCATGTCTCTCCCTGGGCGCTCGCGGACCAGCGGCCTTCCTTCCATCCTCGCCCCGGCCGGGCAGGCGGGCCAGCGCCGGACGGGTCCGTCCCCGGGAACGCTCTGCCCGTCACTCCCGCCCGGCGCCACTGCCCTGCGGCCCGTACAGGTCCAGCAGACGGGTGCGGCTGCCGCGCAGCCGGGCCGCCACCACCTCGGCGACCACCCGGTACATCGCACGGCCGAACACCGGATCGGCTTCACACAGGGCCCGTACGACCGTCGCGTCGTACTGCTCGGCGTCGACGGTGCGGACGGCCTGAGCGCCCAGATGCCAGACGTACGGGGGGAGCAGCCAGGACCAGCCGAGCAGCTCACCCGGCCCCACGGTGTCGACCACCGCCGCCTGCCGTCCGGGGACATGCAGGTCCAGCGCCACCTGGCCGCTCCGTACAACCCAGAACCGGTCGGCTCGCCGGCCCTCTTCGAAGATCCGGGTGCCGCCGGGGAACGACACGTCCGAGACCACCTCCCGCAGCCGCTCGCGCCGGTCGGAAGGCAGTCCGTCGAACATGTCCCGTGTGGCTGTCATTGTCGTCGCACCTCATTCCGAAGCATGTGCGCGCTGACCGGTGAGGCGGTCCACCACCGCCACTACTCCATCGACCCGGGCTGCCATCCGTACTGCGACGGACCTGTCCGTGTCCTGCTCAAGGTGGCCGCTCAGGGTCACCACGCCGTCCTGGACCGACACGATGGGCGCGGTGTGCAGGAACAAGGCGCGGGCCATGACGCCGTCGAGGATCTCGTCCCGGAGGTCGGAGTCAGGCCGGACGAAGACCCGCAGCAGATCGCGCCGGGTGATGATGCCGATGAGCCGGGCCTCCTCGTCCACCACTGGGAGTCGGCCGATACCTCTGCGGGCCATGGTGCGGCCGGTCAGGGCGACGGTGTCGATCGCGCGGATGGTGACCGCCGGGGCGGACATCAGCTCTCCGGAGGTATACCGCCCGGGCAGCGTCATGAGGCAGCGTGAACCGGAGGACCCGGGCCCGGCGCGGTATCGCGTCAGGTCGGTCCGGGACACGACCCCGACCACCCGGTCGTCGTCGTCCACAACCGGCAGTCCGCCGATCCCGTGCTCCATGAGCGACCGGGCCGCATCGTCGGCTGGGGTGGCACACCCCACGCTGACGACATCGCCCGTCATCACATCACCGGCCGTACGGAATCTCATCTCGCGTCTTTCGGTCGATCGGCGGAGCACTGACTTTCACCATCGCCCTCCGAGCGAGCAGCGCGCTGGGGCTGGCCGGTGCCCTCCTCAGGGCCGTCCGGCCCTCGGGCGGGAACTCTTCGGCGCGTTGGCGGAGGCGGCCGGGCGCGGGGACGGGGGAGAAGAGACGCCATGCCCGGTGGGCGACCGGCGGGGGAAAATGACTGTGCACGGGTGGATCTGGACGTACTACGAGGGGCTACGACCCGCAGACGGAGCCGCCCGCACGAGACGCTGTGCGCGCGGCAATGGTCTCTTCGCCACCCGCGACGCCGCCTCCGAGACGGACGCCGGGCCGACGCACTACCCCGGAACTGCCCGCCGGGCCGCCGCCGGCCCGACGAGCCTGCAGTCGACGTCCACCACCCCTTCGACCGCCCGCGCGAGGCGGGTGGCGATCGGTACGAGGGCGGTGTCGCGGATTGTGCCGCTGAGCGTGACCACGCCTTCCTCGACAGTGACTTGAACACTCTCACGGGGTACCAGGAAGAGACGCTGGACAACCTCTTGGCGCACCTCTTCCGCGATGTCCTCGTCGGATCGCAGGAACACCTTCAACAGGTCGGAGCGGCTGACGATGCCCCGGAGCATGCCTGCGGAATCGACAACCGGCAGACGCTTCACCTTTCGCACTGCCATGGTCCGCGCGGCCTGTGCCAGGGTGGCGTCCTCCTGGACGGTGACGGCGGGAACGCTCATCAAGTCCTCGGCCGTCAGCGCTCCCGCCTTGCGGAGATCGGTGAGGCGGTCCATCTGCTCGGACCGGCTCGGATCCGCATCCCTGAACTCTTCCTTGGGCAACATGTCGGCCTCGGAGACCACCCCGGTCACCCGCCCGTCACCCACCAGAACCGGCAGTGCGCTCACCTTCCACTGCCCCATGGTCTCGACCATCTCCTTGAAACCGGCATCGAGTCTCACGGCGACCACGGGCCGCGTCATCACATCACTCACACGGCGGGGGGTGTGCATGATCCCTCCTGGACGAGAAGCTGTTCCACCAAAAGCCTGAGTTCGCGGCGCGGAGCGTGCAAGGGCCGACTGGTCCCGAGTCCGGGCCGGACAGGCAGGCAGGAGGGCAGGCAGAAAGTCCCCACGGGTCACTTGAGGGTGGGAGCAGGCGCTATTCCAGCCCGGCCGCGTGATCGGGTACGTACGTCTGCAGGTCCCGGGGCGGCCGCTGGTAGCCGGTGGCCGGTGGCCGGGGAGGCAGCGTGAGGGCCGCCGGGGTGACGTCGTAATAGGGCATGGTGGACAGCAGATGGGCGATCATGTTCAGCCGGGCCCGGCGTTTGTCATCGCTTTCCACGACGTACCACGGTGACTCCGAGATGTCCGTGTGCACGAACATCTCGTCCTTGGCGCGTGAGTAGTCCTCCCACCGGGTCAGCGACTCGAGGTCGATGGGGGAGAGCTTCCAGCGGCGGGTCGGGTCCTTGAGCCGGCGCCGGAAACGCCGCTCCTGCTCCTCGTCGCTCACCGAGAACCAGTATTTGCGCAACAGGATCCCGTCCTCCACCAGCATCCGCTCGAAAGCCGGGCACTGCCGCAGAAACAGTTGGTACTCGGAGGGGGTGCAGAAGCCCATGACCCTTTCGACGCCGGCCCGGTTGTACCAGCTGCGGTCGAACAGGACCATCTCGCCGGCCGCGGGCAGGTGCTCCATGTAGCGCTGGAAGTACCACTGAGTCCGCTCACGCTCGGTGGGCCGGGGAAGTGCCACGATCCGGGCCGCCCGGGGATTCAGATACCGGGTGACACGTTTGATCGCGCTTCCCTTGCCGGCCGCGTCGCGCCCCTCGAAGACCACCACGAGCCGGGCGCCCTCGGCACGCACCCACTCCTGTAGCTGTACCAGCTCAGTCTGAAGCCGGTGCAGCTCCCGCTCGTATACGGGTCGCGGCAAACGTGCACGCTTCCCGTTGCCCGGTGACTCCGCCATGGGACGACCGTACGAAGGATTGCCGTCCCTGGCTCAGGCAGGAGGGCCGAACGGGGTCCGTGCGTTTTCACCCGCCCGGTGAAGAGGTCCCGACACCACCGGCCCCCGTTTGCCCCCGGCCGGCAGCCACCGCACAGTTGAGGTATGACGTTCGCCGCCTCCGCCGCGGAGGTACAGCGTGGCTGGACCGTCGAGACACCGGGGCCGATCAGCGGTGGTCCTCTGATCCGCAGCCGAAAGCCAACACCCGTCCCGGGCCCAGGTGATCTGCTGCTGCGGGTGGAGGCCTGCGGTGTCTGCCGAACGGACCTTCATCTGGCTGAGGGGGACCTCCTGCCGCGCCGGCCATCGACCGTGCCCGGCCATGAAATCGTTGGCCGGGTGGTCGCCGTGGGCGAAGCAGTGACCTCGTTCCGTACCGGTGACCGAGCGGGCGGGGCGTGGCTTCGTGGCACCTGCCAGAGGTGCCGCTACTGCCGGTCCGGCAGGGAGAACCTGTGTCCCGGGTCCACCTACACCGGGTGGGACGCGGACGGTGGCTTTGCCGAACTGGTCTTGGTGCCAGCAGCCTTCGCGTACTCCCTCCCGGAAGCTCCGGATGCCACTGCGCTGGCACCGCTCCTGTGCGCCGGGATCATCGGCTATCGTGCGCTTCGTCGCAGCGCACTGCCCCAAGGCGGGCGGTTGGGTATCTACGGCTTCGGGGCATCGGCCCATCTGGCGGCCCAGGTAGCCATGGCCGAGGGGGCCACCGTCCATGTGCTGACGCGGTCGGCGCAGGCACGCACGCTTGCGCTGGAACTCGGTGCAGCTTCCGCGGGCGAGGCGTACGACCTCCCTCCCGAGCCCCTGGACTCAGCGATCCTGTTCGCCCCCGTGGGCGACCTGGTGCCGGTGGCGCTGGAGGCGCTGGACCGCTCCGGCACGCTTGCGATCGCCGGGATCCACCTCACCGACGTTCCGGTACTCAACTACCAGCGCCACCTCTTTCAGGAGCGGAATCTGTGCAGCGTCACGTCCAACACCCGGCAGGACGGCCGTGACTTCCTGGCCCTGGCCGAACGCATCGGTATCCAGGTCACCGTGAGCCCCTACCCGCTGAGCCAGGCAGATCTGGCGCTCGCCGACCTGGCGGCCGACCGTGTCCACGGTGCCGCCGTGCTCGTTCCCGACTGAGCCGGCTTCCGGGCAGATCGGGCCATCAGGCGCTGCCCGGTGGGTGGTGAACCGGTGGCCCCCCGGTCTCACCCGCGGGTGGCATCACCGGCGAGGACGGTTCGACGTCGCCTGCGATTTTCACCGAGCCCCACTCACCGAGCCCCACTCAGGCCCC from Streptomyces sp. NBC_01267 harbors:
- a CDS encoding response regulator; translated protein: MSNVRRFSPQSPIRVFLLDDHEVVRRGLCDLLDAEPDIDVVGDAATVDHALARGPALRPDVAVLDVRLPDGDGITVCRDLRSHMPELACLMLTSFDDDDALLDAIMAGAAGYVLKDIKGADLVAAVRTVASGQSMLDPATTTRLMSSLRGEQNDTGPEEDAVAQLSPREREILVLIGDGLTNQEIGKRLYLSEKTVKNHISRLLAKLGVARRVQAAVLATQAASHPDSAEHGYH
- the ppk2 gene encoding polyphosphate kinase 2 encodes the protein MAESPGNGKRARLPRPVYERELHRLQTELVQLQEWVRAEGARLVVVFEGRDAAGKGSAIKRVTRYLNPRAARIVALPRPTERERTQWYFQRYMEHLPAAGEMVLFDRSWYNRAGVERVMGFCTPSEYQLFLRQCPAFERMLVEDGILLRKYWFSVSDEEQERRFRRRLKDPTRRWKLSPIDLESLTRWEDYSRAKDEMFVHTDISESPWYVVESDDKRRARLNMIAHLLSTMPYYDVTPAALTLPPRPPATGYQRPPRDLQTYVPDHAAGLE
- a CDS encoding sensor histidine kinase; the protein is MTEDGRRADGIPSDPEALPPELQERLTAVERGTRESMRSLLEAVLSVGRGLELPQVLRHIVEAAAVLVDAEYGALGVVGEDKKLSRFLTTGVSRERAVSIGSLPSGKGILGELIRHPEPLRLSELSGHPASYGFPPGHPPMHSFLGVPVRVGDQVFGNLYLTEKRGGAEFDGEDETVLLTLAMAAGTAIENARMYETSRDRQRWLQANAEIIAGLLSGADEDEVLSLVVDRARSILSADLGALALPTESGESLRVALASGLDAGLHNGLVLPREGSFVGAALQAGEPIISVDVAQDPRITAGPPRWGGLQSAVAVPLIAGDTVRGVLLLARSRGREPFADSGTAPLLAFAGQAALAMELAERRRSAEQVALLEDRDRIARDLHDLAIQRLFATGMTLQSAVRFVDHPEARERLLRAVDDLDETIRIIRSTIFGLRAPGTEHTRQGLRARIMTVVEQAARALGFTPAVRMEGLIDTDVPAAPGEQVAAVLGEALSNVARHAHADAAEISLVVRGGRLTLTVSDNGTGIAPKSRRSGLDNLARRAEDLGGELTLEAPGQGGTRLVWTVPLIHG
- a CDS encoding zinc-dependent alcohol dehydrogenase family protein, which codes for MTFAASAAEVQRGWTVETPGPISGGPLIRSRKPTPVPGPGDLLLRVEACGVCRTDLHLAEGDLLPRRPSTVPGHEIVGRVVAVGEAVTSFRTGDRAGGAWLRGTCQRCRYCRSGRENLCPGSTYTGWDADGGFAELVLVPAAFAYSLPEAPDATALAPLLCAGIIGYRALRRSALPQGGRLGIYGFGASAHLAAQVAMAEGATVHVLTRSAQARTLALELGAASAGEAYDLPPEPLDSAILFAPVGDLVPVALEALDRSGTLAIAGIHLTDVPVLNYQRHLFQERNLCSVTSNTRQDGRDFLALAERIGIQVTVSPYPLSQADLALADLAADRVHGAAVLVPD
- a CDS encoding CBS domain-containing protein; translation: MHTPRRVSDVMTRPVVAVRLDAGFKEMVETMGQWKVSALPVLVGDGRVTGVVSEADMLPKEEFRDADPSRSEQMDRLTDLRKAGALTAEDLMSVPAVTVQEDATLAQAARTMAVRKVKRLPVVDSAGMLRGIVSRSDLLKVFLRSDEDIAEEVRQEVVQRLFLVPRESVQVTVEEGVVTLSGTIRDTALVPIATRLARAVEGVVDVDCRLVGPAAARRAVPG
- a CDS encoding universal stress protein, yielding MNPVVTVGLDGTPESLSAAFWAAQEASARGATLRLLHAWVLLSTERAERQPEADPNYWPKRIVSDACDAIEERFPDLPVYEDLVATAPVDALLEAAAESQTLVLGSRALSSLSGYFLGDIGMHVLARAGVPTVLVRAREDAAPISEDGDVVLGLSLRHPCDKLIQYAFDAAIRRGATLRAVHGRNLPPSAYTRGGPDPYLSHELTCEAQRDLTRTLSPWRDRYPAVMVIERVQMESPARAVVRDIAGTGLLVVGRWEKRPTFSPRIGHVLSATLHHAPCPVAVVPHD
- a CDS encoding Crp/Fnr family transcriptional regulator, translating into MTATRDMFDGLPSDRRERLREVVSDVSFPGGTRIFEEGRRADRFWVVRSGQVALDLHVPGRQAAVVDTVGPGELLGWSWLLPPYVWHLGAQAVRTVDAEQYDATVVRALCEADPVFGRAMYRVVAEVVAARLRGSRTRLLDLYGPQGSGAGRE
- a CDS encoding CBS domain-containing protein, which produces MRFRTAGDVMTGDVVSVGCATPADDAARSLMEHGIGGLPVVDDDDRVVGVVSRTDLTRYRAGPGSSGSRCLMTLPGRYTSGELMSAPAVTIRAIDTVALTGRTMARRGIGRLPVVDEEARLIGIITRRDLLRVFVRPDSDLRDEILDGVMARALFLHTAPIVSVQDGVVTLSGHLEQDTDRSVAVRMAARVDGVVAVVDRLTGQRAHASE
- a CDS encoding zinc-dependent alcohol dehydrogenase family protein, coding for MKAQVFHGPGQASWDEVPDPGIKDAADAIVRVDAVTICGTDLHILKGDVPEVAPGTVLGHEAVGEIVEVGGDVRSVRPGDRVLVSCICACGRCRYCRESRYGQCLGGGGWVLGHLIDGTQADYVRVPFADLSVHPLPAALSDEHAVLLADIFPTAYEVGVLNGRVRPGDTVVVVGAGPIGLAVIATAGLFGPGRIIAVDQDPSRLETARGLGADAVVRASEDPARLVADLTEGYGADAAVEAVGVPETFELCTRVVRPGGRIANIGVHGKPALLHLEDLWIKDVTITTGLVDTVSTPMLLRMATAGRLPMGPLVTHRFGLDRMAEAYGVFSGAADKRALKVVLGRAIT